Genomic window (Hydrogenimonas cancrithermarum):
ATTGGCGAACTTCTTGAAAAGGACCGACTTTCCCTCCATCACGGGCTTGCTCGCCCAGGGTCCGATATCGCCGAGTCCCAGCACCGCCGTTCCGTTCGTGATGACGGCGACGAGATTGGCTTTGTTGGTGTAGCGGTATGCCAATGCCGGGTCCTTCTCGATCGCCAGGCACGGCTCCGCCACGCCCGGAGTGTAGGCCATCGAAAGGTCTCGGGCGCTGTCGCAAGGCTTGGTGATCGCGATACCGATCTTGCCGCCTTCATGGTATTTTAGGACTTCGTCTTTTGTGATGCTATGAGGCACTGGATTCCTTTATGGTGTTCAATAGTTTTTCGATGCGCGCAACGGTCTCTTGTTTGCCGACGATACTCATCACATCGCTCAGATCGGGGCCGCCGAGGCGACCGATAAGTGCGACGCGAAGCGGCATGCCGATCTTGCCGAAACCGATCTCTTTTTCCTTGACGAAATTCTCCATCAGTGCATGGTAATCGGTCGGAAGATGCAACTCTCCGGCGGCATCTTCGATTTTCTGCACAAACGCTCTGAGAATCTCGGCGGCATTGCCTTTCATCGCCTTCTTGAGCGCTTTTTCATCGTAGCTTTCAGGTGTTTCGATCACCTCTTTGATCTGCTCCGCCATCTCTGCCAGCGTTTTGCATCGCTCTTTGAAAATGTCGAGCAGAATCTCGCGCTTGTCGTGGCTGAGCAGATAGAGGCCGAAATCTTCCAGCAGTTTCGCCAGACGCTCGTTGGAGCTGTTTTTGATGTAGTGGGCGTTGAGCCAGAGCAGCTTGTCCGGGTTGTACTGCGACGCGGAGGCGTTGATATCGGTCGGATCGAAGTGCTCGAGCATCTCCTCCATACTGAAAATCTCCTGGTCGCCGTGACTCCATCCCAGGCGTACGAGGAAGTTGAGCAGCGCTTCGGGAAGATAGCCGGCACGCTTGTAGTCCATGACATCGGCCGCGCCGTCGCGTTTGGAGAGCTTCTTTCCCCCTTCGCCCAGGATCATCGGCACATGATAGAAACGCGGCAGTTCGAAGCCGAGCGCTTCGTAGACGATGATCTGCTTGGGCGTGTTGTAGAGGTGGTCGTCACCGCGGATAACGTCGGTCATCCCCATCAGCGCGTCGTCGATCGCGACAACGAAGTTGTAGGTCGGAGTCCCGTCGCTTCGGGCGATGATGAAGTCATCGACTTCATCGGCTTTGATCGTGATGGTCCCTTTGATCCCGTCTTCGAAAACGATTTCGCCCTCCAGCGGCGCCTTGATGCGCACGACCGGTTCGACCCCCTTCGGCGGCGTTCCGGTGAAATCACGATAGCGCCCGTCGTAGCGCGGCCGCTCTTTTTTCGCCATCTGCTCTTCGCGGAGCTTGTCGAGCTCCTCTTTGCTCATGTAGCAGTAGTAGGCCTTCCCCTCGTCGAGCAGCTTCAGGATGTAGCTTTTGTAGAGGTCGAACCGGTCGGACTGATAGACGGGTTCGCCGTCGTAGTAGAGGCCGACCCAGTCGAACGCCTCGAGGATCGCTTTCGTCGCTTCGGCCGAGTTGCGGCTCTGGTCGGTATCTTCGATACGCAGCTTGAACTCCCCGCCGTTCCTCCGTGCCCAAAGATAGTTGAAAAGTGCGGTTCTCAGCCCGCCGATATGCAAAAATCCCGTTGGTGACGGGGCAAAACGTGTCACTACCATAATTTGTCCACCTTTGAAAATAGTTGGGCCATTATAGTTTCTTTTAGATAAAAAGCTGATACAATATCGGCTATAACTATTGTGAGGTATCCACCGAGATGATAAAACCGTTACGCCTTCTCCTTTCGGCATGTTTGATTTCCGCCACAACGATCTACGCCGGCCTTGTGGACGCCATCAGCATCGTTGTCGACGACCAGCCCATCACCCTGTACGAGATCTACAAAGCCCAGAAACAGCTGGGTCTGTCGAAAGAGAAAGCGGTCGAATACCTGATCAAGCAGCGCCTCAAAGACGAGGAGCTGAAGCGTCTGGGCATTCAGGTCGACGATTTCGACGTCAATCAGGAGATCGAACGCATTGCGCAGCAGAACAACATCGACTCGCTGAAGATGCGCACGATCCTGGCCAATCAGGGGGTCGACTGGGACGCATACAAAAAGAGGGTCAAGGAGAAACTGCTGCAGGAACGGCTCTACCGCCAGATCCTCAGCACCAAAATCCAGCCGCCGAGCGATACGACACTCGAAGAGTACTATCGTCTGCACATCGACGAATTTTCCATCCCTGAAGCGATACGCGCGATCCAGTACTCCGCCCCTTCCAGGCAGGCACTTCAAAAGGCGATGAAAAATCCGATGGCGGCCGTTCCGGGCGTCACCCAGACCGCCCAGACGATCCCCACGAACAAGCTCGACCCCCAGCTCCTCTATCTTCTGACACAGACACCCAAAGGGCAGTTCACACAAATCATCCCCGCAGGCGGGCAATTCGTCACATTTCTGATTCAGGAGCTCGTCAACCCAAGGCCGCTTCCGTTCGAACAGGTCAAGCAGAAAGTCTATGCCAAATGGATGGAGGAGAAACGCAAAGAGGCGATCGAAAGCCACTTTGAAAAACTCCGCGCCGCCGCCAACGTCAAAATCCTTCGCGCTCCCTGACCGTCATGATCCGGCATCTGCTCACGGCACTGCTCTGCCTTTTCGCCGCTCCCCTTTTCGCCTATGTCGATATCTCTCCCATCGAAATCGGGGAGCATCCCGGAACAAGCGGTTCACTGGCCCTTTCGCTCTCCAACCAGCGCGGCAATACGGAAAAAACGGAGATAGGGCTCGATCTCGACCTTCGCTACGACAGCAACGCCAGCTATGCCATCTGGGCGCTTGGCGGCTACAACTACACCGACACGCTCGGAGCGCAGATCGAGAACAAAGGATTCGCCCACCTGCGTTATCTTTACAAAATCAGTGATCCGTTCTATGCCGAAGCCTATATCCAGACCGAAAGCAACAAACTCAGAGAGATCGAGAACCGATCGCTGGCAGGAGCGGGGGTTCGCTACCGGTTCTATGACGACAGAACCTATGGGCGTATCTACTTTGGGATGGGCCTGCTCTACGAACGGTTGCGATTCAGCAATCCGGAGATCGATCCGGACGAATACAATACCCGTTTCAGCGGCTACCTCCACTACTCAAAAAACTTTTCCAACAAAACGGAGATCAACGCCTATCTCTTCTATCAGCCAAAAATCGATGCATGGGAGGACTATACGGTCCACTCCATCGCGGAACTGCAGACACCGATCTTCGAAAATTTCTACCTCCTGCTTCGCCTTATCAACAATTACGACTCCACGCCGCCCAAAAACAACGATGTCAAAACATACGACGTAGCGCAGAAAGTTTCACTGATGTGGAAGTTTTGAGAGAAAAGAGAGCGACAGAGTAACGAAAAAAACGGCCCGAAAAGGGGCCGCTTCCTACATGTGGGATTCGAGGTATTTGGTATCGAAGCGGTTTTCGATGAAATCGGGGTTGCGCATCATACGGCGGTGAAAATCGATGACGGTTTTGACGCCACCGATCTCGAACTCGTCCATCGCACGGCGCATCTTTTTGATCGCACGGGCACGGTCTTTGTCCCATACGATCACTTTTCCGATCATCGAGTCGTAATGCTGCGGGATAATGTAACCCGCATGGGCATGGCTGTCGATACGCACATCTTTTCCGCCTGGCGCGATCCATTTGCTGATCTTTCCGGGACAGGGGATGAAGTTGACCGGATCTTCGGCCGTGATGCGGCACTCGATCGCGTGACCCTCGAGTCGTACGTCGCTCTGGTCGAAAAGCCTCTCCCCTTCGGCGATGCGGATCATCCATTCGATGATGTCGATGCCGCTCACCATCTCGCTGACGCAGTGCTCTACCTGAAGACGGGTGTTCATCTCCATAAAATAGAAGTTTTTGTGTTTGTCGACCAGAAACTCGAAGGTTCCTGCACTCTCGTAGCCGATATGCTTCGTCGCCTTGACCGCCGCTTCATGCAGCTTCGCCCGCGTCTCGTCATCGAGGAACATCGCCGGCGACTCTTCGATCAACTTCTGGTGACGTCGCTGCATCGAGCAGTCACGTTCGCCGATATGAACGGCATTGCCGTGGCTGTCGGCAAGCACTTGGACTTCGATATGGCGCGGATTTTCGATAAATTTCTCCATGTAGATCGTCCCATCGCCGAATGCCGTGATCGCTTCGCTTTCGGCCGCGAGGAAGGCGTTCTCGACATAGCTCTCGTCTTCGACGACACGCATCCCGCGGCCGCCGCCGCCGGCTGCGGCTTTAAGAATAACTGGGAAACCCATCTCTTTGGCGAGTTTTTTCGCCTCTTCGACCGTTTCGACGGCCCCGTCGCTTCCCGGGATGACCGGAACGCCCGCCTCTTTCATCACCTGCTTCGCTTTGCTTTTGTCGCTCATCAGTGCCATGACGTCGACGCTGGGGCCGATAAACTTGATATCGTGAAACTGGCAGATCTCGACGAAATTCTGGTTTTCGCTCAAAAAGCCGTAACCGGGAAAGATCGCGTCGCACTCGCTCACTTCCGCCGCCGCGATGATCGCCGGAATATGCAGATAGCTCTCGCCGCTTTTTGCGCCGCCAATGCAGATCGTCGCATCGGCAAGCCGCAGGTAGCTGGCATCTTTGTCGGCCGTGGAGTATACGGCGACCGCCTCCTTGCCCATCTCTTTGATCGTTCGAATCGCCCGAAGCGCGATTTCACCGCGGTTTGCGATCAGGATACGTTTGATTTCAGCCATCGGCTCAGACCTTCTCTACCAGGAAAAGCGGCATGTCGTACTCGACCGGCTGGCCGTCTTCCACCAGGATATCGAGTATTTTGCAGTCGAACTCCGCCTCGATTTCGTTCATGATCTTCATCGCCTCGATGATGCAGAGCGTCTGACCTTTGCGAACGACATCGCCGATGTTGACAAACGGAGGGGAGTCCGGTGAAGGTGAGCGATAGAAGGTACCGACCATCGGAGAGGTGATGTAATCGGCATTTTCCGGGATGCTCTTCTCACTCTGCTCTGTCGGAGCGGGGGCTGTTGCGGCAGGCGCCGGAGCGGCCTGTACCTGCTGTACCGGTGCCGCTGTGGCCGCCACGGCCGCACCGCCTTTTTCGAGTGTCAGCGCAAAATCGCCGTCTTCGACTTTCAGCTTGCTCAAATCACTGCCGTTAAATACTTTTATCAGATCTTTTATCTCTTTCAGATTCATCACATTCTCCAAAAATTTAAAGTAAGGTGTAATATAATAACACATCTATATTTAGAGGATGATTGATGGGGCTCAAGAGCGATACGTGGATACGTGAAAAAGCACTGAAAGAAAAGATGATCGAACCGTTTTGTGAAGATCAGGTGGGCAAAGGGGTCGTCAGCTACGGCCTCAGCAGTTACGGCTACGACATACGCGTCAGCGACGAATTCAAAATCTTCACCAACGTCAACGCCGAAGTGGTCGATCCAAAACACTTCGACGAGCGAAACGTCGTCGATTTTCAAGGCGACATCTGTATCGTGCCGCCCAACTCCTTCGCGCTCGCGCGCACCGTCGAGTATTTCCGCATTCCCCGTAACGTCCTGGCGATCTGCCTGGGCAAAAGCACCTACGCCCGCTGCGGTATCATCGTCAACGTCACGCCGTTCGAACCCGAGTTCGAAGGCCACATCACGATCGAAATCTCCAACACGACACCGCTTCCGGCCAAAATCTATGCCAACGAAGGGATCGCACAGGTACTCTTTTTCGAAGGTGACGAGATGTGCGAAACGAGCTACAAAGACAAAGCCGGCAAATACCAGGCACAGACCGGCATCACGCTGCCGCGCATATTGAACGAAGATTGAGACAGACACTCATTCTGCTTCTTGTCGCACTCTTTGTCGCGGCCGCTTTCTACCTCAACCGCTCGCGCCATCTCTCCAAAACGGAACACCGCCACGAAACGAAGCGCGAAGCGGCCGAATGTTCGGTGTGCAGAGAAAAAGAGAGTAAAAAGACACTGGAAGAGCTGCGCTCCGTCGCCTACCTGGAACGCTACATCGAAAATGTCATCAACAACGGCTCGTCCCAAAAACTCGGGTACGCCTACGGCGACATGCAAGCCGGTTTCGCCGATCCGGAGGCGGCCAAAAAGATCGCTGCCTACGTCGTCACTCTGGCAGGTCTGAAACCGACCCATCCCGAGTGGGTCAGGGAAGGACACACCTTCTATGTCAGCAACTGCGGCGGATGCCACGGCGAAGACGGCAAAGGTGTCCACGGAACCTTCCCCGACCTGACGCGCCATCCGCTGCTGGGAATCGAAAAGCGCATCCGCGAGGCCGAGAAGCTGCGCTCATCCTCACCGAAAGAGTGAAGCGAGCCTCTTCCAGTCGATCTTTTTCATCAGATCGAGCGCCTCTTTCCAATCCATGTTCTGGAAGTTCCCTCCCAGCACGGCGTTGTCCGCCAACCGGACGACGATGCCCCCCGAACGCTCTTTTTTGTCGTAGGAGATACCGACCTGGAATCCGTCGATCGTTTCGAGTTTCACCAGCGCCTCGTCGTTTTCTATCGTGGTGCCGGCGGCGTAGGGTCCCCACATCATCATCGCCTGCATGCCGCTCACCACGGTCACTTCCAGGCTGCTGTCGCCTTTGGTATAGGTTTTGGCGGCCGTCACCACTTCGCCCATCATCGGGTTGACCATCTTCATCCCCTCACATTTGGTGAGGGACCATCCGGGAATCTCTCCCAACTCTTCGCACAGCGTCTTGTAGTTCGGAAGATTCGCACCCAGAGCCAGTGTGGCGCCGAGGGCCACGCTCAGTATACTTCTCGTTATCGGTTTCATCGTTCACTCCTTCTGTAGATATGTATGGTATCGAAATCACTGATAAACAGTGCATCGTCTCCCGCCGTCGCGTCCAGCACCGTCGAATCCGCAAAATCGACGAGCTGGCGCAATCGCAAATCCGAGGCGTCCAGCACCTTCAGCGCCACCGCCCGCCGCTTCAAACAGCCCCGGTAGGCGGCGAAGCGATTGTGCGGGGCGCTCATGAAGCCGAAGATATGGCGCCCATCCCGCGAGGGGAAAAAGAGGCCCGCATAACTTTCGTGCCTGCGGGAGGCGGCCACGGTGCGGCCCGTTTCGGCATCGAAGATCCGTAGCGCCCCGAAAATCGTCGAGGCGACGATCCTCCCGTCGCCGGGAAGAAAGGCGACGCAGCGGTAGGGTTTGTAGCTCTCTTTCGTCCGCCACCGCAGGGTTTTTGTCTCGTAATTCCAGAGTCGTCCGTTGTCGTCGAAGAGCCAGGGGCGGGTATGGGCGAAGACGAAAGCCCCACCGCCCCCTTCGATCTCGAAAACCGGCCGCAGGCTCTTCGTGTCGAAAAGGCCGATGCCGCCGTCTTTCAGCAGCAGGGCGACACGCTCGCCGTTAGGCGAGAAGCGGTAGTGGGGGACGCGATAGGATTTTCCGAAAGCCTCCCCCGAACTGTCGCGGGAATCGAAAAGCAGGGTGCGCTTTTCAAGTCGCCAGGTTTTTCTGTCGATGAAACGCAGTGCCTTCTGGTTCCACTTTTTCGGGTTTTCGACCAGAAAGGTCAGAGACTCACCGTCGGATGTGAAGCACACCTCGTCGACGGCGTTGGCGAAAATGGCGGAATAGAGCCTTTTGCCCGAGGGTACGGCCAGAACGTCGATGCGCCCGACGGGGTGGTAGCGCCCTTTGCTATCCTCCACGCTCAGATCGGTCAACACCGCCAGCTCGCGCCCGTCGGGAGAGAAGTCGAGCGACAGGACCGGCTGGTCGATACCCAGAGCGACTTTGCGCCATTCACCCCGGCCGCTCACCAGAATCACCCCCGTTTCGCCCAGATTGCCGATGGGCTCTTTGGAGGCTTCGGGGTGGCTTTTCGCATAGGTCAGCGCCCCTTTCAGAAACAGCGGCACCGCCTCCTGCACCACCGCCGGAGGCATCAGGCGCTTCACCCACGAAGGGGCGCCGGACTCCTCCCGGGCCGCGGCTTTGCGGCCCGCCTCTCTCATCGCCTTTTCATACTTCTCCCAGCTGCCGTATTCGCGCCGGATCCCTTCGTCGATGATGGTACGCATCCTCTTTTCGTGGGCTTCGAGCTCTTCGGGGGTGGGCTCGACCTTGCTGACGTAACCGAAGGCGGCCCACTCGCCGCCCGATCGCGCGGGAGTGAAGTAGTAGGTGCCGGGAATTTGGATCTGCCGCGTCTGCTCGAACGGTGCGGCCCAGATCGCTGTGGCGAAGAGGAGAGAGAGGAGCCAAAGCGCTCTCATCTTGGCACTCCACCGAAAGGAGCGATCGGAAAGGCGGCCGGCCCACGCGGCAGCGCGAAGGTTTTGGCCCGTTTTCTCGCTTTCGCGTCGATCGTCGTCTCGCCCCCTTCGAATCCGAAGTCGATCAGTTCAGCACCCGGTCGCCCGGGAAGGCGGACGACACCGAAAGGGACCCGTTCACTCACGAGTATCGTCTCCCCCGTTTCGGAGGTGATGGCAGTCGCTTCAATCCTCTTTCCGCTCTTTAGCCTGACCGACCGCGAAGAGAGCCGCGGTATATGGGAACAATCGGGTGGTACATGGATCTGAGCGGGAGTGAGAATGGTGCTGAGACTCCGGCGCCCCATAAAAGTTTCGAGTATGGATAGCTGGGAGTAATCGAGCCGAAAGAGGCCATTTTTCGTGCGCACGAACAGGAGACGTGGATCGAGGGTGCGCATCGTGTAGGTTTCGCCACCGATCGTGAAACGTTTGTCGACGATGGCGTACCAGACCTGTTCGACCACGGGAGCATTCCCAAACTCGATACCTTGCAGGGTCGAGTTTCCGATGCGCGCTCTGCCGGCGTAGACGGCTTTGACGCTCCGGTCGCCGGCACGATACTCGGCCCACGCGCCGGGCTCGAGTTTTTCGAACGCATCGGTCACGATGGCGTTTTGCAGATCGAACAGTTTTTGACTCGTTTCGATGCATAGCGCATCGTTTCCTGCCATCAGGGGCAGCAGAGAGAGTATCAGCGTCAAAAAAATCCGTTTCATTCCATCCTCCTATCTCAGCAATTCATAGCGGGGGCACCCCTCGGCGTCGATAAAGAAGCGGGCGTTGTTGTCCCTAGCTTTCCATCCCGGGGCGGGGGTTTCGACGATACGTCTGTATCCTCCCTCCCCATCGGGGACCCACCTCCACTCTTTCGTTTTGGCGGCACATCGGGGCGGAAGGTAGTAGAGGAGTTTCCCCCCTTCGGCCAGATGCGCGATCTGCTCCCGATCCTTTGCCGACAGCCCCAGGAGATACCCCCGGTTTTCGAGGGTTTCGAGAATCGTTCCGACGGCCTTGCCAAAATCGTAGTCGATTCTCTTTGGATGGGACTCTGTCCAGTAGATATCTTCGCGGCTGCGCTCCTCATCTCGGCTTTCGGGGAAATGTGCGCCGTAGACGACCTTTTTGAGCAGGGCGTTGATCCGGTGCAGGCTCGCCCTGGCCTCCTTCAGGCTTCCGAATCCTCCGGGCTCTCCGATGTTGGCTTCGATACGGAGGGTCTTCGGAGCTGGCCACCGAAGCTGCCACTTGAGAAAGTCGGGTTCCTGTACAGACGCCGCTTCCCCGCCCCCTTTTGGGCAGAGATCGCGATCCTCACCGCTGCATTCACACCGCTCCTCTCCCGTGAGTTTGCGAACGAAGGCTTCGTCGATCTTTCGGACCAGCTTCGCGTCCCCGGATTCGGGAGGAAGCTGGCAGGCATGAAAAACATCCCAACTGCCCATACACTCTTTGCGCTCGAAAAATCGGCTCAGATCCACCTGCGAACCCACTTTCGTGACCACTCTTTCCGGAGGGGGCGCCACGAGCACGATCTGTGCGATGTTCTCTTGGCTCTTTCCGATTTCGAGCCTGCGCGCCCCTGCCCTTTTTCTCAACCTCTCCACCTCTTCGGCGGGCGGTGTTTTCAGAGTGACGCCCGCTCTGTTCAGCTCGATGGCGAGGGTGTCCGGCATCGGCGGGCAGGCGAAGAGCCACCCGGCCAACGTCAGCAGGAGTGCCAGAGCTTTCATGGCGCTACTTCACGATCCGTATCTCCACCCGTCGGTTCTTCGCGCGGCCCGCTTCGGTGGCGTTGTCGGCGATCGGGTCGGCTTTGCCCTTTCCGACGATCTCGAAAAGCTTCGAATCGACCTTTTCGCAGTAGATCAGATAGTCCGCCACCGACTGGGCCCGCTGCAGGGAGAGTTTCAGGTTGTAGGCATCCGATCCTACGTTGTCGGTGTAACCGGTGACGATCAGCTTTTTGGCCGGATTTTCACGGATGATGTCGCCCACTACGCTCAGCGCCTCTTTGGCTTCGGGCTTGAGGATGAACTCGTTGAAACCGAAGAGCACCTTCTCCGGTACCGTCAGTTTCATCCCCTCTTTTGTCTTTTTGACGCCGATGCCCAGCTTTTCGGGGGTGGGCTTGGCCTCTTTTTTGGTATATCTGGCGACACGGATATTTGAAAGAAGCGCGCCGTAGGCCGGCATGTCCCAAAAGACGAATTCGAAGCCGTGGGCTTTAGCCTGAAAGGGGATCGAGGCCAGCCTCTTGCCATCGACGAAGACGCGGTACTGATGGCGCCGAACCTGAAGGGCAAAGTGAAGCTTTTTGACGCTTGGGTGCCGCACATCCATCAGCTTGCCCACCTGGCCGAACTGGATGCGGTCGCCATAGAAGGTGAGATCGTAGGGTTCGTCGATATGCGGATGGGCCTCCCTGTCCCACTCTTTTTCGCTTTTACCCTGGGTCAAGAGGCGCATTTTCACTTTGGGATTGATCCCCTTTTTGCTTTCAGGGTTGAGGAGCAGGTCGTACTCGATCGAAAAGTCGTTGCCGCCGAGGGCCAGCTTTTTCCAGAGCCGCATGCCGTTGTCGGTGGAGGGAGCGATCCAGATATGGTCGTCGAATTTGACGCATTCGACCGCCTTTTCGAACTTGTCGAAGCCCTCGGGAAACTCCCCCACCGGGCAGTCGCGGAAATCGGTCTCGAAGAGTACCTTGTCGCCGGGTTCGAACTTGGTGTACTTCGTCTTTCCCGTCACCAGGCCGCCGGCCACGAG
Coding sequences:
- the gltX gene encoding glutamate--tRNA ligase — translated: MVVTRFAPSPTGFLHIGGLRTALFNYLWARRNGGEFKLRIEDTDQSRNSAEATKAILEAFDWVGLYYDGEPVYQSDRFDLYKSYILKLLDEGKAYYCYMSKEELDKLREEQMAKKERPRYDGRYRDFTGTPPKGVEPVVRIKAPLEGEIVFEDGIKGTITIKADEVDDFIIARSDGTPTYNFVVAIDDALMGMTDVIRGDDHLYNTPKQIIVYEALGFELPRFYHVPMILGEGGKKLSKRDGAADVMDYKRAGYLPEALLNFLVRLGWSHGDQEIFSMEEMLEHFDPTDINASASQYNPDKLLWLNAHYIKNSSNERLAKLLEDFGLYLLSHDKREILLDIFKERCKTLAEMAEQIKEVIETPESYDEKALKKAMKGNAAEILRAFVQKIEDAAGELHLPTDYHALMENFVKEKEIGFGKIGMPLRVALIGRLGGPDLSDVMSIVGKQETVARIEKLLNTIKESSAS
- a CDS encoding peptidylprolyl isomerase gives rise to the protein MIKPLRLLLSACLISATTIYAGLVDAISIVVDDQPITLYEIYKAQKQLGLSKEKAVEYLIKQRLKDEELKRLGIQVDDFDVNQEIERIAQQNNIDSLKMRTILANQGVDWDAYKKRVKEKLLQERLYRQILSTKIQPPSDTTLEEYYRLHIDEFSIPEAIRAIQYSAPSRQALQKAMKNPMAAVPGVTQTAQTIPTNKLDPQLLYLLTQTPKGQFTQIIPAGGQFVTFLIQELVNPRPLPFEQVKQKVYAKWMEEKRKEAIESHFEKLRAAANVKILRAP
- a CDS encoding DUF481 domain-containing protein, translating into MIRHLLTALLCLFAAPLFAYVDISPIEIGEHPGTSGSLALSLSNQRGNTEKTEIGLDLDLRYDSNASYAIWALGGYNYTDTLGAQIENKGFAHLRYLYKISDPFYAEAYIQTESNKLREIENRSLAGAGVRYRFYDDRTYGRIYFGMGLLYERLRFSNPEIDPDEYNTRFSGYLHYSKNFSNKTEINAYLFYQPKIDAWEDYTVHSIAELQTPIFENFYLLLRLINNYDSTPPKNNDVKTYDVAQKVSLMWKF
- a CDS encoding acetyl-CoA carboxylase biotin carboxylase subunit; translated protein: MAEIKRILIANRGEIALRAIRTIKEMGKEAVAVYSTADKDASYLRLADATICIGGAKSGESYLHIPAIIAAAEVSECDAIFPGYGFLSENQNFVEICQFHDIKFIGPSVDVMALMSDKSKAKQVMKEAGVPVIPGSDGAVETVEEAKKLAKEMGFPVILKAAAGGGGRGMRVVEDESYVENAFLAAESEAITAFGDGTIYMEKFIENPRHIEVQVLADSHGNAVHIGERDCSMQRRHQKLIEESPAMFLDDETRAKLHEAAVKATKHIGYESAGTFEFLVDKHKNFYFMEMNTRLQVEHCVSEMVSGIDIIEWMIRIAEGERLFDQSDVRLEGHAIECRITAEDPVNFIPCPGKISKWIAPGGKDVRIDSHAHAGYIIPQHYDSMIGKVIVWDKDRARAIKKMRRAMDEFEIGGVKTVIDFHRRMMRNPDFIENRFDTKYLESHM
- the accB gene encoding acetyl-CoA carboxylase biotin carboxyl carrier protein encodes the protein MNLKEIKDLIKVFNGSDLSKLKVEDGDFALTLEKGGAAVAATAAPVQQVQAAPAPAATAPAPTEQSEKSIPENADYITSPMVGTFYRSPSPDSPPFVNIGDVVRKGQTLCIIEAMKIMNEIEAEFDCKILDILVEDGQPVEYDMPLFLVEKV
- the dcd gene encoding dCTP deaminase yields the protein MGLKSDTWIREKALKEKMIEPFCEDQVGKGVVSYGLSSYGYDIRVSDEFKIFTNVNAEVVDPKHFDERNVVDFQGDICIVPPNSFALARTVEYFRIPRNVLAICLGKSTYARCGIIVNVTPFEPEFEGHITIEISNTTPLPAKIYANEGIAQVLFFEGDEMCETSYKDKAGKYQAQTGITLPRILNED
- a CDS encoding c-type cytochrome, encoding MRQTLILLLVALFVAAAFYLNRSRHLSKTEHRHETKREAAECSVCREKESKKTLEELRSVAYLERYIENVINNGSSQKLGYAYGDMQAGFADPEAAKKIAAYVVTLAGLKPTHPEWVREGHTFYVSNCGGCHGEDGKGVHGTFPDLTRHPLLGIEKRIREAEKLRSSSPKE
- a CDS encoding WD40 repeat domain-containing protein, yielding MRALWLLSLLFATAIWAAPFEQTRQIQIPGTYYFTPARSGGEWAAFGYVSKVEPTPEELEAHEKRMRTIIDEGIRREYGSWEKYEKAMREAGRKAAAREESGAPSWVKRLMPPAVVQEAVPLFLKGALTYAKSHPEASKEPIGNLGETGVILVSGRGEWRKVALGIDQPVLSLDFSPDGRELAVLTDLSVEDSKGRYHPVGRIDVLAVPSGKRLYSAIFANAVDEVCFTSDGESLTFLVENPKKWNQKALRFIDRKTWRLEKRTLLFDSRDSSGEAFGKSYRVPHYRFSPNGERVALLLKDGGIGLFDTKSLRPVFEIEGGGGAFVFAHTRPWLFDDNGRLWNYETKTLRWRTKESYKPYRCVAFLPGDGRIVASTIFGALRIFDAETGRTVAASRRHESYAGLFFPSRDGRHIFGFMSAPHNRFAAYRGCLKRRAVALKVLDASDLRLRQLVDFADSTVLDATAGDDALFISDFDTIHIYRRSER
- a CDS encoding OmpA family protein, producing the protein MRKIAAFSWMLLLPVLLVAGGLVTGKTKYTKFEPGDKVLFETDFRDCPVGEFPEGFDKFEKAVECVKFDDHIWIAPSTDNGMRLWKKLALGGNDFSIEYDLLLNPESKKGINPKVKMRLLTQGKSEKEWDREAHPHIDEPYDLTFYGDRIQFGQVGKLMDVRHPSVKKLHFALQVRRHQYRVFVDGKRLASIPFQAKAHGFEFVFWDMPAYGALLSNIRVARYTKKEAKPTPEKLGIGVKKTKEGMKLTVPEKVLFGFNEFILKPEAKEALSVVGDIIRENPAKKLIVTGYTDNVGSDAYNLKLSLQRAQSVADYLIYCEKVDSKLFEIVGKGKADPIADNATEAGRAKNRRVEIRIVK